GACTGGGTATTAAATATTCCCGGGTACAAGGTgttgcacagaagcaggccatagtTTTCCAATCTCCCTTAGAGTCAGGCAGGTGCCAGAGGCCTGGAGAATTGCAAGTATTACATCCTTGTTCAAAgataaacccagcaactacaTCTCAGTCAGTTCAACCTTAATGCAgggcaatgcaatgcaatgcaggaCAAATGCAGGGCAGGGCAATGCAGGGCAGGGCAATGCAGGGGCTTTTAGAGAtaatggctgaaattttccagtccttcgtgccagcaggattttctggtcccagctAGGTGAACGGCAATTTCAATGGCTTGCAGCCCCACCAAAGGGAAATctgtgaggggtggagggggaggctgGATTATTCTGGCCAATAATTTGGACAAAGCTAAAATAGCACTTGGATGAATGCAGGTTATTTAAAGGAAAGCTAATATGTATTTGTTAAGAACAAATGACGTAGATGCAATgggctccttgtgcactgtaggaattctatggcttccTGGGCTTTGTCAACAGAGGCATAGGGTACAAAAGcatggaagttatgttaaacctgtataAATTACAGGTTTGGCCTCAACAGGAATATTGCTTCCAGTTTTGGGGACCACACTTAAGAAATATGTGAAGGCATTCAAAAGGTTGCAGAAAACATTATTGAGAACTGTTGAAAGTTACATAGATAGTTTGGAAAATTAGGACTGTACTGGAAGCAGAAGAGTCTGAGAGGAAACTTAATAGGGGTATACAAAATCAGGAACGGTCTGGAAAGATAAGGATGAACTGTTTTCACTGATAGAAGGATCAAGTACCAGATTTAAGGTAACTGGCACAAGAGGCAAAGGTGACTTGAAGTAAAACCTTTCCAAAGCAACgagtggtcaggatctggaaAGTACTGTCTCAGAATGTGGTGAATACACCTTCAACagaggcattcaaaaggaaattggctcATTACCGGAGAAGGAAAACAACTGCAGGCCTATCGGGAGGTAGGGAATGGTAgcaggtgaattgctcatttggagggcCAAAATAGAGACATAATGGACCAAATGATGTTCTTTTGTGCTCTGACCGTCCTATGATTATTTGGCAAACATTCTTTGGgccagataaaggcaaaatgctgctggaatctgaaaaccccccagaaaatgctgaaaaatctcagcaggtctgacagtgtctgtggagcgagaatagagctaacatttcaagtcaatattgtttgctctattctctctctctacagatgctgtcagacctgctaatgttttccagcattttctttttttttgattCTTTGGGACAGATTGAATTATTTTGATTGGCAAGCTTTCATGAACAAAAAAAGACTCATAGATTGGTAACCTCTAATATTAGCCTCACATTGAAAGGCCAGTGTGAGTGAGGTGGTGCATACCCCTAAACTCAAACACAAAAACAACATCTCCAACTTCCCCTGCAGCTATCAATTAGCCACTTACCTTGCAGTCACCTCTCCTCCAAACTTATTGGATTCAACACAACAGCCTCAGTGGATAAAGGCACTATAGAAAAAAAATTCATCACCTCCTGTCCTATCCGACCTGTAAGGAATAAACTACCCCCATTCCCACCAGAGAGTGGGGGGTTCTCTTCATGGCAACGAGACACAGGCAGGCGGTGCGGAGACACCTGTGATGATGTCTGTCGGCGGCGACCGGATGGGGATGGACCCCATTCTGTCGCAGGAATTGCCCGGAGACGCGGGGAAGGAGACAGCCAGTCATGTTCTACAAGTTTAACGGCTTCACACAGCGGCTGAGCGCCGGGGCCGGCCCGGCTGCCTACTGCCCGCAGGTAGGAGCAGGGGAGCGGGGGCGACTGTCGGTGGCCGCCGCCGCCGCTGCCGCTGTGAAAGCCGCGCTGCCAGGCTTGACCTTGCAGGAGCAGAGCCTCAGCCTCTGCACTGAGGACACAGTCACCGGGACAGAGCCCAGGCACACAGGGGGAAGCAGGGCGCCACCGCTCAGAACCAAAGGTCACCTTGGCTtcttccccttcctcccctccaaaATTACATGACATAACAGTTCAATTCAATGCATAAAATGCAAAaccaatcatagaacccctacagtgcggaaggaggccattcggctcatcaagccgacaatcccacccagaccctatccccgtaacctcacatgtttaccctgacatccccctgacactaagggacaatttatcatggccaatccacctaacctgcacatctttggactgtgggaggaaaccggagcacccggaggaaacccatgcagacacggggagaacgtgcagactccgcgcagacagtgacctgaggccggaattgaacccaggaccctggtgctgtgaggcagcagtgctaagtactaTGCCACTTTGCTGCCCTAAACAGTTTCTTTCAGTAAAGTATGTGACACTCCATTGTCCCTCGCCACACTTTACAACTATCAGTTGCATTTACAATAATTTCATGTCCAACCTGAGGAATTTTACATGGCTTCCAACCCCTTGTTACATTAAGGCCAGCGGGCTTTGGACAGTGGCCTTTCCTCATTGAGCCTTTATGGCCTCTGTCACCTTCAAATTTTAGTGCATGCCTCAGGAAGTAGGCctagaccttggaatgtgccaccTTGTAATACTCGGTCATTGATGGCTCTTTGATGTGGAAGACTGGCCAGTTTTGGGGTCACCCTGCCTTGACCCTGCCATCCTTGTTGTCATCCACAGCGAGGTTGTGGCAGTTTTCACCTCTGATGTTGAGGGCAATGGTGTAGTCATATtgtcgtaatccagagacctagggcaaTGCTCTGTGGACtttgatttgaatcccaccatggcagatggtgaaatttgaattaaaatctggaattaaaagtctactgatgaccttgaaaccattgttgattgtaaaaaaaacccatctggttcacaaatgacctttagggaaggaaatctgctgtactgactccaaacccacagcaatgtggttgactcttaaatggcctcagggatgggcaatagataccTGCCCTCTTGGGTGAAAAATCAGACATGTGAAAGAGTTGGCCTGGCCCTGGCTAAAATTTATCTCAAATAGATTGTTTGCTTTGGGATTTTACTGCAGCCAGTCTACCAACTCCCCAACTTTATAACAGTGATTACACGTGAAAGTACTTTATTGACTGCAAGTGTTTTAGGATGTCCTGAGGGAGGGAAAGTGGAAGTTTCTTTCACCTGAATGTCCTAACTGTGGTTTGTTTTGAAAGCGAATGCAGGAAGAGTGATGGGTTGTTCATCATTGGGGACAGTTGCTGATAAGACCACCTTGATCTTGTACACACCTCATTCTATGTTTGCACTTTCGAGATGGCTGGATAGGATTAGAAGAAGACGTGTAGTGTatccatgtttgctgatgacacaaagttaggtgGAGAAGTAACCTGAGAGGAGGATTCAAAGAGGCAGCAAAGGgatgtggataggctgagtgaatgAGCAAAACCAAGACtggtggaatacaatgtggagaagcatgaaattatccactttgatgAGAAAAATAGCAAAGCAAGATTTCTTAAATAATTTGATACTGGGAAATGTTGGTGTTCAGAGGGACCTGAGTTACCATGTACACAAATCACTGAAAATTAACATGCAGATACAataaataattaggaaggcaaatggtatgtcagCCTTTATTGTAACGGAATTGGAATGTTGGAGTGAAGAAATCCTACAATCataaagggccttggtgagaccacaactggaaaACTGTATatgattttggtctccttatctaaggcaGGATATACTTACTTTAGAGGGAGGGAGTTCAATGAAGGTccactggattgattcctgggatgaaaggattGATCTATAAGGGGAGAGTTGGGTGAGCTAGGTCTTTATTTCCTGGAATGTGGAATAGTGCAACATATTTGATAAGTAGCTGCTGTGatgatgtttccttttgtttggAATCCAGAACATGAGGTCACAGACTCAGAATAAGTGGTTGgccatttatttgatttgatttactattgtcacatatacagtcagtgaaaagtattgtttcttgcatgccatacagacaaaacataccgttcatagagaaggaaagcagagagtacagaatgtaatgttacactcataactagggtgtagagaaagatcaacttgatgcaaggtaggtccattcaaaagtctgacagcagcagggaagaagcagctcttgagtcgattggtatgtgacttcagactttttcatttttcccgaaggaaaaaggtggaagagagaatgtgtggggtccttaattatgctggctgctttgctgaggcagagtcaatggatgggaggctgatttgcgtgatggattgggctacattcacgaccttttgtcattccttgtggtcttgggcagagcaggagccatactaagctgtgatacaaccagaaagaatgctttctatagtgcaaaaagttggtgacagtcgtagctgacatgccaaatttccttagtcttctgagagctagaggcgttggtgggctttcttaactatagtgtcggcatggggcaaccaggacaggttgttggtgatctgggcacctaaaaacttgaagctctcgaccctttctactttgtccctattgacgtagacaagggcatgttgtcctttacgcttcctgaagtcgatgacaatctccttcattttgttgacattgagggagacattattgtcaccacaccagttcaccagattctctatctcattcctgtactctgtctcgtcattgtttgagatctgacccacgacggtggtgtcgtcagcaaacttgaaaatcgaattggaggggagtttggccacacagtcataggtgtataaggagtatagtagggggctgagaacacagttttgtggggcactggtgttgaggatgattgtggaggaggtgttgttgcctatccttactgattgtggtctgtgagttaggaagttcaggatccagtcgcagagggaggtgccgaggtccagaccacggagtttggaaatgagtttcatgggaataatagtgttgaaggttgagctagaGTCAATAAACAGGTGTCTGACGTAGATGTCCTTATTATCTAGGTATCCCAGGGTTGAGTTCAggaccagggaaatggcgtctgctatggacctgttgtggcggtaggcaaactgtagtggatccaggtagtctgggaggctggaattgattcgtgccatgactaacctttcgaagcacttcataatttgcttctttggcacagtcttctacacacttactaatgaagtcaattactgtagtggcgtattcgttcaggctggttgcagagtttttaaatactgaccagtccactgactccaagcagccccgtaggagatcatccaattcctcagaccaacattgcatgactttctttgatggattctcccgcttcagtttttgcttgtaagcctggtgtaggagcacagccttgtggtctgatttgccaaagtgtgggcgggtgatagagcagtaggcatgtttgatatttaagaaaaaaagaaaaaaactttagaactgagatgagaaatttcttcactcaaagggttgtgaatctgcaaAATTTCATAGCTCAGGGATGCATGGATGCTCAattattgagtatattcaaaatAGAGATTTATAGATTTTTGGATTCTTGGGGAACTAAGGGATAGGAGGACAAATGACTTCAAtctatgttgtaatttctttgacATTTTTGATCCCTATAAAACTTGGATTTCCCTTGGTTTGTGTAAAAGTGTTTTGTAAGTTTTAACATGATACCCAATATGGATTTGTTGGAAATGAGGAAGTTTGATTGGAGtttataagactataagacataggagcagaattaggccacttggcccatcgagtctgctttggctgatatttttctcatccccattctcctgccttttccccataacccctgatcccccttATTACTCTCAGATTACTGGATGAATTAATCCAGATTACTGTTGGGGAAGAACGCCTTGCTGTATATTTATGTTAAAGGGTTGTGATGTACTGGAAAAGCACTGCCATTCAGGTTAACATGCATGAGTTAGAAATGGACTGTAAAATTTAAATGAACCTTTGTATTTTTGATGGTTACtccattctgcatcctcttccaGTATCTCGGTACTACATCAGGCAAAAAGACACATTTTATTGCCACTTAGGCTGCTATTTGTCTCTTGGGCATCAAAGGATGCATTTAATGAGATGGCAAAGATGCTTTTGATATTCAGGTTTATTCTTCAGGAGTTTATAAATTAGCTTGTGGGTAGTTGTAATAATCATTTATGGGCTTTAAAAAAAGTTGACAATCTGTTAAAGTTGTAATTACCTATGAAAGTCTTGGTCTGTACGTGTGAACTTAATGTAATAAGAAGCCTGTAAAATCTCTTTGATTGTTCTAACAAGAAAGTTATGGCatggattttgcagtcagcagcaAAGCGATAGCACTCATTGAACAAAGCTACTCACAAAGATCTCTGTGGCATGGATTTCCTCTTTCCAGATTTTAAGTATGGGGCCATGGCAAAGAGATGTCCAGGCAACAAAGTAATCAAACAGGGTAAACAGataatcacattgaagtattgTCACAGACAGCAAATTAGGAGATAAAATACACCACGGCACTTGAATTTTACAGTCCATTTCTCTTGCAGAGAGCAAAATAAATTCTTGGGTCATACACATGGGACTGAGATGGATGCTGAAAATCATAAACTTTTtcaaaaaataacattttaaaactaATTTTGTTTTCATTATGATAACATTCAACAAATGTGAAGTTATTTTTTTAGCATTTGTGAAGCTCTTCTGTAATAATTAACTTGGTATATTGTTAACGCAAAGAGATCTCATTCGTTAAGGTCTAACTTTCAAGGGTTTTTACAGTGGGACTAAAGGGCAAGTTTTTGTTGGTTTAGGGCTTTCTATTTGATTGTAGTCTGTGTGAACTCCAACATCGATCCTTTTGGGAAAGTGTCACAACGCTGACTGCAGCCTCCGAATTTCCACCTTTAACTGTGCATATGCAGACTCCAGAAGCTGCTGTCAGCTTCAGAGCAGTATTAATGGTGAATGCTGACAGTTCCACTGTTGTTACTATCGCAAAATCCTGGCCAGTGTTTCAGATGTATCGTTCATTGAAGATACAGTAGACCCAAACATTTAAGTCTTTCTTCTTTGATCTATCTACCTAATCAGTTATTTGCATGCACTGTTCAATCTTTTTTGACCAGTCATGAGGTGATTGCAAAAAACTGGTACATCTTTTGGAAATTTGAGCAATCCTGCTGTAGATATCATCGATATGCATTGAATGTTGCAACCTCACTTTCTTGACAATAAAACAGCGTAATAAATATGAGGGGATGAGACACATGACAGATCAGAATAAGTAATGTTTAATTAAACTTGAAACACCAGTTTTTCTTTTACAACAGAATGGGTTAGTTGTACAAACTATTTGATTCACTATTGAGTCTCTCCAATTAAATCTGAAAATGTCCCATTTGGAATATTCCTTTTAAAGGTGGCCTTTCATTACGCAATGCAATAAATGGCTCATTTCCTCTACTTAAATGACTCATTTCTTCTGCTTTTTGAATCCCAATTTAGAAATGTGTAAGATGATTTGAAAGAATCAGTATGGCTCTGTGAAGGCTATTGTTTGACAGTGGATAGAGGAATTGATTCTTCTGTTCAGTGGAAAATTCTGAGCAAGGGATGATGATCTTGAATAGGAACTGAACTGTTTAAAAGTAAACCTGGGGCAAATTCAGTCTCAAAGATTGAGaccttggaatgcactgctgcaAAAGACTATAAATGCAAAGCTGATTACTatttaaaacagtaagaagtttaacaacaacaggttaaagtccaacaggtttatttggtagcaaaagccacacctggtgttgttaaacttcttactgtgtttaccccagtccaacgccggcatctccacatcattactatttaaaagacagagataattacttttgaagtaagAGAGTATTCAGAATATGGAAAGAAAAAAAAGGAGTTGGGATTAAAAAGAACGAAGTGCAAAAGTTAACCAAAACAGAATTGACTTCATGGGCCATTGGATCTGTTTCTTGTCCTGGCATCAGTGAAAGAGAGGTTAAAGTAACTGTTGCATGTACgtttttttttaatatagcaAAGGAAATGTCGCTGTCTCTTAGCTAGAGAGTAAATCAAACTATTCATCCAAAAATTGTAACTTTGCTCGGCTAATATAATTTTATTATGTGGAGAATTTCATTTCAGGCCAAACATTGCTTCATAGAGTCCCTTAAGATAGGGAAGTCCAATCCATGGCCTGAGAATAGCTGCTAATTAGGAATCCATATATATCAGCTTGCATATCtgactagtaaataaaattgagtaTTAGTTGGCTATGTGATCTCAATATTCATTCACATTTATATTCTTGTATTTTAGCCTTTTTTGTGCATTTGTTGAATAAATGACACAACCAAAAATGAAATACTCTGAGAGCTTTACTTTGTTACCGAGTGGTGGTAGATGTTTATGAAGTACGGATATACATGTGAACTATTGTTTCAGCCTGTATTATTTAAGTGTATTCAAGTAGTTTTCTATTAAAATTAGTGCATGCTGCTAAATAAACGTCACTATAGCCATGTGTGACTAACTAGTAATTCCTATTCACTGATGCTGCCTGGGGGCAATCTAACCATTAgatcagtggatgttgtgtatctggactttcaaaagcttttgtcaagatcccacacacaagagattagtgagcaaaattaaagctcatggtattgggggaatgtattgacatggatagagaactggttggccaacaggaagcagagtgggaataaacagtctttttcagagtggcaggctggctgagtgggcaaatacttggcaaatgaaatataatgtggataaatgtgaggttatccactttggtggcaaaaacaggaaggaagattattacctAAATGCTGGCAGTTTGGGAAAAgcggaagtgcaacgtgacctggataTCAtgatggaacagtcgctgaaggttggcatgcaagtacagtaggcagtgaggaaagctaatggcatgctggccttcacagcaagaggatttgagtagaggagtaaagatgtcttgctgcaattatacagagccttggtgaggccacatcttgaatattgtgtgcagttttggtctcctagtcagaggaaggacattcttgctattgagggagttcagcgaaggttcaccagactgattcctggaatggcaggactgacatatgaagagagaccggATCAACTGGGCCTATACTCGAATTTCGAAaactgagaggggatctcatagaaacatataaaatcctgatgaaaCTGGACAGGCTTGATGTGGAAAGAATGCTCCTAaagttggggaagtccagaactaggggtcacagtctaaggataaggggtaagccattcaggactgagatgaggaagaacttcttcactcagagctgtgaacctgtggaattctctaccatagaaagctgttggggccagtttgttagatatgttcaagagggggcTGGACGTTGCCCttctggctaaagggatcaagaggtatggagagaaagcaggagtgggatactggaagtgcacgatcaaccatgatcatattgaatggtggtgcaggctcgaagggccgaatggcctactccttcactGATTTTTTAATGTTTCTCTCAATGCCACGTGGTCCTATTTGTCATCTTCTGATTTGTTGGGAGATTGGTTTGGGCTCCTCCTCGCTCTATTGGTGGATGAACTCCAAATCAGAATTTATGTTATGTTAGCATCATAATTTATGTAAATTCATAGGTACGTGGATTTTAAGTCTTTATGTGCCCTCCCCGCCATGATGTGCGCTGATGTGACCATGTAGACCAAATCTTGACAGTCCTGCTCTAATGAATCCATTGTCTTTATCTTTAAATTGCACAGTATACTTAATGTGTAGTCATGTCTTGCATTGTTTTTTTTATATCATTCATGTAGGGCTTGAAGCCTCTGGTTTCCACAGAATCCCCTACTATGATTTTTGCCACTCCAACAAAATCAGTATCAGAATTGGAAGGGGGAGGAGCTCACTTCTTAGGACGGAATAAAGTGCCTGATTTCCAGCGGATTTTTCAGGTATGAATCCAAATTCCAAAATGTTTTTCACTATGGATAAGGACAATCTACTTGTGTTTGGTAAATGATAAAGGAGTCATCTTGGGTATAAGCTGATTTTTGTTTCTCCTCCGGAGTCATGTTCATTTCATCCTGTATGTATGAAATTCTAACTGTAGTTGTGTAGCAGTTGTTACTGGGTGTCTATCTGTTGCTCTGAAAGAAATTAAGCGAAAATGTGTCTGCTGTTGTAAGAATTCTTTTGCAAATGTAATGATTTTTTTCCTCATGAAAGGAAACTTAAGCGGTTAATGTCTCAATATAGTTCTTTAAACTTCATGGATTGAGTCTGGACTTTGGCCAGATTAGATGGGATGCTCCTGCAATGTGTCTGCACTTTAACTGCAATCGGCCTCCACTGTATTTCCACACATCTATTTTGTCCTTCCTTCTCATTTGTTCAAATTGAATGCAGGAGAACATTTAATATAAACTCTTCTTATTATTCAATACAGACCAAGCCAAAAGACATATTACAGATCACTGAGCTACATCGTACTGGATGCCATTTCAGCAATGTGCACAGTAGACTCTGCAGATTCTTAATCATTCTTCAGTCAACTGGGTGCATTTTGCAGTGTTATTTTTCAGTGCTTAGCAATTATAATGCCTGTCTTCAAGAACAACTGTAGGGGGTTCTCTGAAATCTCCATAGCCGAGTTCCTCTTCAGTTGCCTGTGGTGTTGACATTTTAATTTGCCAAAATTTCATGTCTAAATTCTGCAGGATGATTATTTTCTACCCCTTTTAAACTGCAGACAGATGGTCATTATTCTGAAATAACCCTTTAAAGGTTTCCTTCTTCAAACTCAGCAACCTGTGAAAAGTGACTGGTGTGCTAATTGATGGTGATAATGACCTTCCTTTTGAGCTGCGCAGATGTGGAATTGTTCTACACACTAATCAGGCAGTACAGAGCTGAGTACGAAGCTACAGTTTTGTTACAAGGATGTATGTCAACAGTTACTACTGTCGGGTCCCACCCGGTTCAGCTCTTGGCTTATTTTAAAAGAATGGAGCTTTTGCTACAATCCCCTTTGCAGTTGTAAACCACAGGTGTTTGTTAGGCTCTGTGGATGCATTTTGTCTCTGAGAGTGAAGGTTGtacgttcaagtcccactccaagtgAACCAAGGGAATTGTGAAGGTTGGCGATTAACTGGAGGGATTGTAGGAGACAAAATAATTGACAACAAATTGAATTTGGGCGAGCACAAAACTAAAACAGATCTCTTGGGAACACTGAAGTTCTTGTCAATTTCAGG
The DNA window shown above is from Mustelus asterias chromosome 15, sMusAst1.hap1.1, whole genome shotgun sequence and carries:
- the cox7a2l gene encoding cytochrome c oxidase subunit 7A2-like, mitochondrial gives rise to the protein MFYKFNGFTQRLSAGAGPAAYCPQGLKPLVSTESPTMIFATPTKSVSELEGGGAHFLGRNKVPDFQRIFQKPDGLPVHLKRGVPDRLLYRTTMALTVGGAIYCLVALFMAAQPKKQN